Proteins encoded within one genomic window of Microbacterium sp. zg-B185:
- a CDS encoding sodium/solute symporter (Members of the Solute:Sodium Symporter (SSS), TC 2.A.21 as described in tcdb.org, catalyze solute:Na+ symport. Known solutes for members of the family include sugars, amino acids, nucleosides, inositols, vitamins, urea or anions, depending on the system.), with product MNDIFGSIHAAVQTVENNPVLNISIFAAFVAVTLFIVIRASRNNKTAADYYAAGRSFTGPQNGFAISGDYLSAASFLGITGAIAINGYDGFLYSIGFLVAWLVALLLVAELMRNTGKFTMADVLSFRLRQRPVRMAAAITTLAVCFFYLLAQMAGAGGLVSLLLGINERIGQSIVVAVVGILMIVYVLVGGMKGTTWVQIVKAFLLIGGALVMTVWVLAINGFSLNTLLESAVAAAVTDPKDAILGPGLQYGANPWDFISLAIALVLGTAGLPHVLMRFYTVPTAKEARRSVVWAIWLIGVFYLFTLVLGYGAAALVGPETIAAAPGGVNSAAPLLALALGGPVLLGFISAVAFATILAVVAGLTITAAASFAHDIYANVVKKGDVPPDGEVKVARRTVVVIGILAIIGGIGVQGQNIAFLVALAFAVAASANLPTILYSLFWRKFTTRGAVWSMYGGLAAAMILIFLSPVFWGAETSVFKNVGVAIWPLNNPGIVSIPIGFFLGWFGSVLSRKAEDRRLAAEMDVRSLTGFGAEKATNH from the coding sequence ATGAACGACATCTTCGGTTCCATCCATGCGGCGGTTCAGACCGTGGAGAACAACCCGGTTCTGAACATCTCGATCTTCGCGGCTTTCGTCGCGGTGACGCTGTTCATCGTCATCCGCGCCAGCCGGAACAACAAGACCGCTGCCGATTATTATGCGGCCGGTCGCTCGTTCACCGGTCCGCAGAACGGCTTCGCGATCTCGGGCGACTACCTGTCCGCCGCCTCGTTCCTCGGAATCACCGGCGCCATCGCGATCAACGGCTACGACGGTTTCCTCTATTCGATCGGGTTCCTGGTCGCGTGGCTGGTCGCGCTGCTGCTCGTGGCGGAGTTGATGCGCAACACCGGCAAGTTCACGATGGCCGACGTGCTGTCCTTCCGGCTCAGGCAACGTCCGGTGCGGATGGCCGCTGCCATCACGACGCTCGCGGTCTGCTTCTTCTACCTGCTGGCTCAGATGGCGGGTGCCGGCGGACTGGTGTCGCTTCTGCTCGGCATCAACGAGCGCATCGGGCAGTCCATCGTGGTCGCTGTCGTCGGCATCCTCATGATCGTCTACGTCCTGGTCGGAGGAATGAAGGGCACCACCTGGGTGCAGATCGTCAAGGCGTTCCTGCTCATCGGCGGTGCCCTGGTGATGACGGTCTGGGTCCTCGCGATCAACGGCTTCAGCCTGAACACGCTGCTGGAAAGCGCCGTGGCCGCGGCGGTGACAGACCCGAAGGACGCGATCCTCGGCCCGGGCCTGCAGTACGGCGCCAACCCGTGGGACTTCATCTCGCTGGCCATCGCCCTCGTGCTGGGAACAGCCGGCCTGCCGCACGTCCTGATGCGCTTCTACACGGTCCCCACCGCCAAGGAAGCGCGGCGTTCCGTCGTGTGGGCCATCTGGCTGATCGGCGTCTTCTACCTGTTCACGCTCGTACTCGGCTACGGTGCTGCCGCTCTGGTCGGGCCGGAGACGATCGCCGCGGCGCCCGGGGGTGTGAACTCGGCGGCGCCGCTGCTCGCGCTCGCGCTCGGCGGACCCGTGCTGCTGGGCTTCATCTCGGCGGTCGCGTTCGCCACGATCCTGGCAGTGGTCGCGGGCCTGACCATCACCGCGGCGGCGTCCTTCGCGCACGACATCTACGCGAACGTGGTGAAGAAGGGTGACGTGCCGCCGGACGGGGAGGTCAAGGTCGCGCGGCGCACCGTCGTGGTGATCGGCATCCTCGCGATCATCGGCGGCATCGGCGTCCAAGGGCAGAACATCGCCTTCCTGGTGGCCCTCGCCTTCGCGGTGGCCGCGTCGGCCAACCTCCCGACGATCCTGTACTCGCTGTTCTGGCGGAAGTTCACCACGCGCGGCGCGGTGTGGAGCATGTACGGCGGTCTGGCCGCGGCGATGATCCTCATCTTCTTGTCCCCGGTGTTCTGGGGGGCGGAGACGAGCGTGTTCAAGAACGTCGGCGTGGCGATCTGGCCGTTGAACAACCCCGGAATCGTCTCCATCCCGATCGGGTTCTTCCTGGGATGGTTCGGCTCGGTGCTCTCCCGCAAGGCGGAGGATCGGCGCCTG
- a CDS encoding DUF485 domain-containing protein, protein MSDPRIDTAPPGIDYIAVEESPQFRELKRTQRSFIFPLSIAFLLWYFAYVLLSSFAPDFMAQRVSGDITIGLLLGLGQFVTTFAITMAYVWFANRKLDPKAEAIREELEKREAAA, encoded by the coding sequence ATGTCCGATCCACGCATTGACACGGCTCCACCCGGTATCGACTACATCGCCGTGGAAGAGTCGCCGCAGTTCCGGGAACTGAAGCGCACCCAGCGCAGCTTCATCTTTCCGCTGTCGATCGCATTTCTGCTCTGGTATTTCGCATATGTCCTGCTGTCGTCCTTCGCGCCGGATTTCATGGCGCAGCGGGTTTCCGGCGACATCACGATCGGGCTGCTGCTCGGACTCGGCCAGTTCGTGACGACCTTCGCGATCACGATGGCGTACGTGTGGTTCGCCAATCGCAAGCTCGACCCGAAGGCCGAGGCGATCCGCGAAGAACTCGAGAAGCGTGAGGCGGCAGCATGA
- a CDS encoding LuxR C-terminal-related transcriptional regulator has product MAARTGTETETELVARAVADLTRKTAFPVAFGGLERDGAVAVTATAGTRTRSLDGLVVHATRGLGGRALVEKRPRLALDYRTSRNITHDYDRAVLGEGIATLFAIPVLVGGTARGVLYCGTWSEVPVGDMVTRPAFTVADALSSELRIRDEVERRMALVPPAPDTWGLDAAAREELRESYAELRSIASVVKDVHLRKRLELLEKRIAAISNDDTGTPADFAIALSPREIDVLSRVALGATNAEIASGLALKEGTVKSYLQAAMAKLEASTRHAAVAKARRAGILP; this is encoded by the coding sequence GTGGCCGCGCGGACCGGCACCGAGACAGAGACCGAACTGGTTGCGCGTGCGGTCGCGGACCTCACCCGCAAGACCGCCTTCCCGGTCGCATTCGGCGGGCTCGAGCGTGACGGTGCGGTTGCGGTCACCGCGACGGCAGGAACGCGCACGCGGAGCCTGGACGGGCTGGTCGTGCATGCGACCCGGGGTCTGGGCGGTCGCGCCCTGGTCGAGAAGCGCCCGCGGCTGGCTCTGGACTACCGGACCTCGCGCAACATCACCCATGACTACGACCGTGCCGTGCTCGGCGAGGGGATCGCGACGCTCTTCGCGATCCCGGTTCTGGTCGGCGGCACGGCCCGCGGAGTGCTGTACTGCGGCACCTGGTCCGAGGTGCCCGTCGGGGACATGGTCACCCGGCCGGCATTCACCGTCGCCGACGCGCTCAGCAGCGAACTGCGGATCCGCGACGAGGTGGAACGCCGCATGGCGCTGGTTCCGCCGGCCCCTGACACGTGGGGTTTGGATGCCGCGGCCCGGGAAGAGTTGAGGGAGAGCTACGCGGAGTTGCGCAGTATCGCCTCGGTCGTCAAAGACGTCCATCTACGGAAACGCCTCGAGCTTCTGGAAAAGCGCATAGCCGCGATATCGAACGACGACACGGGCACACCGGCGGATTTCGCGATCGCGTTGTCGCCGCGCGAGATCGATGTGCTCTCCCGTGTCGCATTGGGTGCCACGAATGCCGAGATCGCTTCCGGTCTGGCTCTGAAAGAGGGCACGGTGAAGTCTTATCTGCAAGCGGCGATGGCGAAGCTTGAGGCCTCGACCCGTCACGCCGCCGTCGCGAAAGCTCGCCGGGCCGGCATTCTCCCGTGA